In Piliocolobus tephrosceles isolate RC106 chromosome 12, ASM277652v3, whole genome shotgun sequence, one DNA window encodes the following:
- the ERAS gene encoding GTPase ERas — translation MELPTKPGTFDLGLATWSPSFQGETRRAQARCRDVGRQLPEYKAVVVGASGVGKSALTIQLNHQCFVEDHDPTIQDSYWKELTLDSGDCILNVLDTAGQAIHRALRDQCLAVCDGVLGVFALDDPSSLIQLQQIWATWGPHPAQPLVLVGNKCDLVTTAGDAHAAAAALAHSWGAHFVETSAKTRQGVEEAFSLLVHEIQRVQEAMAKEPMARSCREKARHQKATCHCGCSVA, via the coding sequence ATGGAGCTGCCAACAAAGCCTGGCACCTTCGACCTGGGCCTGGCCACATGGAGCCCTTCCTTCCAGGGGGAAACCCGCCGGGCACAGGCACGCTGCAGGGATGTTGGCAGGCAGCTGCCTGAGTACAaggctgtggtggtgggtgcgAGTGGCGTGGGCAAGAGTGCGCTGACCATCCAGCTGAACCACCAGTGCTTCGTGGAGGACCACGACCCCACCATCCAGGATTCCTACTGGAAGGAGTTGACCCTGGACAGTGGGGACTGCATTCTGAATGTGCTGGACACAGCAGGGCAGGCCATCCATAGGGCCCTGCGTGACCAGTGCCTGGCTGTCTGTGATGGTGTGCTGGGCGTCTTCGCTCTCGATGACCCCTCGTCTCTGATCCAGCTGCAGCAGATATGGGCCACCTGGGGCCCTCACCCCGCCCAGCCCCTCGTCCTCGTAGGCAACAAGTGTGACCTTGTGACCACCGCTGGAGATGCTCATGCCGCTGCTGCAGCCCTTGCACACAGCTGGGGGGCCCACTTCGTGGAGACCTCAGCCAAAACACGGCAAGGCGTGGAGGAGGCCTTTTCCCTGCTGGTCCATGAGATCCAGAGGGTCCAGGAGGCCATGGCCAAGGAGCCCATGGCAAGGTCCTGTAGGGAGAAGGCCCGGCACCAGAAGGCCACCTGCCACTGTGGCTGCTCTGTGGCCTGA
- the PCSK1N gene encoding proSAAS, which yields MAGSPLLWGPRAGGVGLLVLLLLGLFQPPPALCARPVKEPRGLSAASPPLAETGAPRRFRRSVPRGEAAGAVQELARALAHLLEAERQERARAEAQEAEDQQARVLAQLLRVWGGPRNSDPALGLDDDPDAPAAQLARALLRARLDPAALAAQLVPAPVPAAALRPRPPVYDDGPAGPDAEEAGDETPDVDPELLRYLLGRILAGSADSEGVAAPRRLRRAADQDVGSDVPPEGVLGALLRVKRLETPAPQLPARRLLPP from the exons ATGGCGGGGTCGCCGCTGCTCTGGGGGCCGCGGGCCGGGGGCGTCGGCCTtttggtgctgctgctgctgggtcTCTTTCAGCCGCCCCCCGCGCTCTGCGCGCGGCCGGTAAAG GAGCCCCGCGGCCTAAGCGCAGCGTCGCCGCCCTTGGCTGAGACTGGCGCTCCCCGCCGCTTCCGGCGGTCAGTGCCCCGAGGTGAGGCGGCGGGGGCGGTGCAGGAGCTGGCGCGGGCTCTGGCGCATCTGCTGGAGGCGGAACGTCAGGAGCGGGCGCGGGCCGAggcgcaggaggctgaggatcagCAGGCGCGCGTCCTGGCGCAGCTGCTGCGTGTTTGGGGCGGCCCCCGAAACTCTGACCCGGCTCTGGGCCTGGACGACGACCCCGACGCGCCTGCAGCGCAGCTAGCTCGCGCTCTGCTCCGCGCCCGCCTTGACCCTGCCGCCCTTGCAGCCCAGCTTGTCCCCGCGCCTGTCCCCGCCGCAGCGCTCCGACCCCGGCCCCCAGTCTACGACGACGGCCCGGCGGGCCCAGATGCCGAGGAGGCAGGCGACGAGACACCCGACGTGGACCCCGAGCTGCTGAG GTACTTGCTGGGACGGATTCTTGCCGGAAGCGCGGACTCCGAGGGGGTGGCAGCCCCGCGCCGCCTCCGCCGTGCCGCCGACCAGGATGTGGGCTCCGACGTGCCCCCTGAGGGCGTGCTGGGGGCACTGCTGCGCGTGAAACGCCTAGAGACCCCGGCGCCCCAGCTGCCTGCACGCCGCCTCTTGCCACCCTGA